A genomic segment from Oncorhynchus clarkii lewisi isolate Uvic-CL-2024 chromosome 12, UVic_Ocla_1.0, whole genome shotgun sequence encodes:
- the LOC139422634 gene encoding uncharacterized protein: protein MARSESIPLEEEMLSILDRCGPALTYVLHSKFGCTAVLHGVDAGAMKFKKPVFKHETVHSDSRDARKSVPPFIELCGAYHETLREARRWYLDALYPASKNVITIHNNFIQHFGQREFEELLSLQTKREVSIEENFKDGRFGLTIQGASRGFKAAVLEVEALCCKVQEDFAKEELSLMGLKSPISSPRKPVDDNSSDYKERHQHFAGLQIVRVEKVENKALKQVFDLRKRQLQVSTPSQRMYQRLPVQFCDLLCRVGFQMEFTPPDEQNLGEGIYFSSSVHGAERLWKGSADQEYLYFIEAQVLTGKSIVGCPGLIVPPPFARDPLTLYDSVKGGGDTWVVFNGHQALPEYLITCNKPTYVKPHALFNWGKAKKPQKNEDIVIEGLEVDPAVFHVSSKVDRWIKDLNLKEPESSSIPHDAVYHDMRIEEMLRKARDKKSFNRNITAPSIMVDWQQQPGGQSQRFPPFHNFHLQQALDRNQPRVEVSARRKMYTFTLPDTTANNTSGNSPKSRQIDKLAAQPIESLPRHWDAMPANTSCLSCLIQPGSPEHNEVLKLFRDTCHNKVTQIERIQNPTLWRSLQIKKHDMELRNGHQKNEKRLFHGTCHTTINHINNHGFNRSFAGTNGTAFGNGTYFAVGASYSARSTYSRPDRQGQKYMYLCRVLTGDFTAGRHGMTVPPAKSTTTVELYNSVTDNPSGPSMFVIFHDNQAYPEYLITFF, encoded by the exons ATGGCCAGGTCAGAGAGTATCCCTCTGGAGGAGGAGATGTTGAGCATCCTGGATCGATGCGGACCAGCTCTGACATATGTCCTACATAGCAAGTTTGGATGTACTGCTGTGCTCCATGGTGTTGATGCCGGTGCAATGAAGTTCAAGAAGCCAG TATTTAAGCACGAAACTGTCCATTCCGACTCCAGAGATGCAAGGAAAAGTGTTCCACCATTTATTGAGCTCTGTGGGGCCTATCATGAGACATTGAGGGAGGCCAGACGCTGGTATTTGGATGCTTTGTACCCTGCCTCGAAGAATGTAATCACCATTCACAACAATTTCATCCAGCACTTTGGCCAGAGGGAGTTTGAAGAGCTTCTTTCCCTTCAGACCAAGAGGGAAGTTTCCATCGAGGAGAACTTTAAAGATGGCCGCTTTGGATTGACCATCCAGGGGGCTTCTAGAGGGTTCAAAGCTGCTGTGTTAGAGGTGGAAGCCCTGTGCTGCAAAGTCCAAGAGGATTTTGCAAAGGAAGAGTTAAGTTTAATGGGCCTGAAATCTCCCATCAGTTCCCCAAGGAAGCCAGTAGATGACAACAGTTCTGACTATAAAGAGAGACATCAACATTTTGCCGGACTTCAAATTGTCAGG GTTGAGAAGGTGGAGAACAAAGCTCTGAAGCAGGTCTTTGACCTTAGGAAGAGGCAGTTGCAGGTGTCTACCCCTTCTCAGCGAATGTACCAGCGCTTGCCTGTGCAATTCTGTGACCTGCTATGCAGAGTGGGCTTTCAGATGGAGTTTACACCACCTGACG AGCAAAATCTGGGAGAGGGGATCTACTTCAGCAGCAGTGTCCATGGAGCAGAGAGGCTGTGGAAGGGCTCAGCTGACCAGGAGTACCTGTACTTCATTGAGGCACAGGTGCTGACTGGCAAGTCAATTGTTGGCTGTCCAGGTCTCATCGTGCCACCTCCCTTTGCCAGAGACCCACTCACCTTGTATGACAGTGTGAAAGGAGGCGGAGACACCTGGGTCGTCTTCAATGGTCACCAGGCTCTACCTGAATATCTGATCACCTGCAATAAGCCTACATACGTAAAACCTCACG CATTGTTCAACTGGGGTAAAGCTAAAAAGCCACAAAAGAATGAGGACATTGTCATCGAGGGCCTGGAAGTGGATCCGGCTGTCTTCCACGTTTCTTCCAAAGTGGATCGTTGGATCAAGGACCTGAACCTAAAGGAACCAGAGAGCAGCAGCATCCCACACGACGCTGTCTACCATGACATGAGAATCGAGGAGATGCTGAGGAAGGCCAGGGACAAAAAGTCCTTCAACAGGAACATTACAGCACCTAGCATCATGGTGGATTGGCAGCAGCAGCCAGGGGGACAGTCCCAGAGATTCCCCCCCTTCCATAACTTCCATCTGCAGCAGGCGCTGGACAGGAACCAGCCCCGCGTGGAGGTCTCTGCCCGGAGGAAAATGTACACGTTCACCCTGCCTGACACGACTGCTAACAACACAAGTGGAAACAGCCCCAAAAGCAGACAAATCGACAAGTTAGCAG CTCAACCGATTGAGAGTCTCCCCCGGCATTGGGATGCCATGCCAGCCAACACGTCCTGCCTGTCCTGCCTCATCCAGCCAGGAAGCCCAGAGCACAATGAAGTTTTAAAGCTGTTCCGAGACACCTGCCACAACAAAGTTACACAG ATTGAGAGGATCCAGAACCCAACCCTGTGGAGGAGTCTCCAGATCAAGAAACACGACATGGAGCTCAGGAACGGTCACCAGAAGAATGAGAAGAGGCTCTTCCATGGAACATGCCACACAACCATCAATCACATCAACAACCATGGCTTCAATCGGAGCTTTGCTGGGACAAATG GTACAGCATTTGGAAACGGCACCTACTTTGCTGTTGGTGCCAGCTACTCTGCCAGAAGCACATACTCAAGACCGGATCGCCAGGGGCAGAAGTATATGTACCTATGTCGAGTTCTGACTGGCGATTTCACAGCAGGACGACATGGGATGACAGTTCCTCCAGCTAAAAGCACCACGACTGTTGAACTCTACAACAGCGTGACAGACAACCCATCAGGACCATCTATGTTTGTCATTTTCCATGACAACCAGGCATATCCTGAGTACTTGATCACATTCTTCTAG